A single region of the Vagococcus teuberi genome encodes:
- a CDS encoding alpha-ketoacid dehydrogenase subunit beta — translation MAQKTMIQAITDALAIELEANPDVLVFGEDVGNNGGVFRATEGLQEKFGVDRVFDTPLAESGIGGLAFGLALENFRPVAEIQFFGFVFEVMDEIIGQMARTRYRMSGTRNIPVTIRAPFGGGVHTPEMHADNLEGLIAQSPGVRVVIPSNPYDAKGLLISSIRDNDPVVFLEHMKLYRSFREEVPEEAYTVPLDKAAVTREGTDVSIITYGAMVREAIKAAEALEKDGISVEIIDLRTVAPLDVDTIIASVEKTGRVVVVQEAQRQAGVGAQVVSEISERAVLSLEAPIGRVSAPDTVYPFGQAEGAWLPNASDIEAKVREIHSF, via the coding sequence ATGGCACAAAAAACAATGATTCAAGCAATTACAGATGCTTTAGCAATAGAACTTGAAGCAAATCCAGATGTATTAGTATTTGGTGAAGATGTTGGTAATAACGGTGGGGTATTCCGTGCCACTGAAGGATTACAAGAAAAATTTGGTGTAGATCGTGTATTTGATACACCATTAGCTGAATCAGGTATCGGTGGTTTAGCATTCGGTTTAGCTTTAGAAAACTTCCGTCCAGTAGCAGAAATCCAATTCTTTGGTTTCGTATTTGAAGTAATGGATGAAATTATCGGACAAATGGCTCGTACTCGTTACCGTATGAGTGGTACTCGTAATATTCCAGTTACAATCCGCGCACCATTTGGTGGTGGGGTTCATACTCCTGAAATGCATGCGGATAACTTAGAAGGTTTAATCGCTCAATCACCAGGTGTACGTGTGGTTATCCCAAGTAATCCATATGACGCAAAAGGATTATTAATTTCATCTATTCGTGACAACGATCCAGTTGTTTTCTTAGAGCACATGAAATTATACCGTTCATTCCGTGAAGAAGTTCCAGAAGAAGCTTACACAGTTCCTTTAGATAAAGCAGCGGTAACTCGTGAAGGGACAGATGTTTCAATTATTACTTACGGCGCAATGGTTCGCGAAGCAATCAAAGCAGCAGAAGCGTTAGAAAAAGATGGCATCTCTGTTGAAATCATCGACTTAAGAACAGTTGCACCATTAGATGTAGATACAATTATTGCCTCTGTTGAGAAAACAGGACGTGTTGTAGTCGTTCAAGAAGCTCAAAGACAAGCCGGAGTTGGCGCTCAAGTTGTTTCAGAAATTTCAGAAAGAGCGGTTCTTTCTTTAGAAGCACCAATTGGACGTGTGTCAGCACCTGATACAGTTTATCCATTTGGTCAAGCAGAAGGTGCATGGTTACCAAATGCATCAGATATCGAAGCAAAAGTAAGAGAAATTCATTCATTCTAA
- the pdhA gene encoding pyruvate dehydrogenase (acetyl-transferring) E1 component subunit alpha — protein sequence MAKKKVNPLDFAALMEDINADFPTIQVLDKEGKVVNKDLLPDLSDEELVELMTRMVWARVLDQRSTALNRQGRLGFYAPTAGQEASQLASQFAMDKEDVLLPGYRDVPQLIQHGLPLRDAFLWSRGHAAGSEYAESLKALPPQIIIGAQYVQAAGVALGLKKRNKPNVAFTYTGDGGSSQGDFYEGINFAGAYKANAVFFIQNNGYAISTPRELQTAANTLAQKGIAAGIPSIQVDGMDALAVYKVTKAAREWAAAGNGPVLIETLTFRYGPHTLSGDDPTRYRTQEVEDEWHAKDPLTRFRIYLTEKGLWSEEKEEQIIEQTKEEIKTAIKAADAAPKQKVSDFLKNMFEVTPKLIQEQIDTFEAKESN from the coding sequence ATGGCTAAGAAAAAAGTAAACCCACTTGATTTTGCAGCATTGATGGAAGACATTAACGCAGATTTTCCAACGATTCAAGTGTTAGATAAAGAGGGTAAGGTTGTTAATAAAGATTTATTACCTGATTTATCAGATGAAGAATTAGTAGAATTAATGACAAGAATGGTATGGGCAAGAGTTTTAGATCAACGTTCAACTGCATTAAACCGTCAAGGACGTTTAGGATTCTACGCACCAACAGCTGGTCAAGAAGCAAGTCAATTAGCAAGTCAATTTGCTATGGATAAAGAAGATGTGTTATTACCAGGATACCGTGATGTTCCACAATTAATTCAACATGGTTTACCACTTAGAGATGCATTTTTATGGTCAAGAGGACATGCAGCAGGTAGTGAATATGCTGAAAGCTTAAAAGCTTTACCACCACAAATCATTATCGGAGCACAATATGTGCAAGCAGCTGGTGTGGCTTTAGGTCTTAAAAAACGCAACAAACCAAACGTTGCATTTACTTATACGGGTGATGGTGGTTCTTCACAAGGTGACTTCTATGAAGGAATCAACTTTGCAGGAGCTTACAAAGCAAACGCTGTATTCTTTATTCAAAACAATGGCTATGCAATCTCAACTCCACGTGAATTACAAACAGCAGCTAATACATTAGCTCAAAAAGGTATTGCAGCTGGTATTCCAAGTATTCAAGTAGATGGTATGGATGCATTAGCAGTATATAAAGTAACTAAAGCAGCTCGTGAATGGGCAGCAGCAGGAAACGGACCAGTTTTAATTGAAACATTAACATTCCGCTATGGACCACATACATTATCAGGGGACGACCCAACAAGATACCGTACTCAAGAAGTTGAAGATGAGTGGCATGCAAAAGATCCATTAACTCGTTTCAGAATTTACTTAACAGAAAAAGGTTTATGGTCTGAAGAAAAAGAAGAACAAATTATTGAACAAACTAAAGAGGAAATCAAAACAGCTATCAAAGCAGCTGATGCCGCACCAAAACAAAAAGTTTCAGATTTCTTGAAAAACATGTTTGAAGTAACACCTAAATTAATCCAAGAACAAATTGACACATTTGAAGCAAAGGAGTCGAACTAA
- the mgtA gene encoding magnesium-translocating P-type ATPase, which yields MAKEEAVNKKNDELKKLSNLSVRELMMEFRTSPDGLSSEDAEKRLDEFGENKVNVQKPKPWYRVLFESFMDPFIYVLAALLIVSALTKDFEAVLVMTTMILISAFIRFTQDFKAQKESLSLQNLVKHTSAVKRDGEIKERPMEDVVPGDIVYLSAGDMIPADGVLIWTKDLFVNQSSLTGESMPVEKFESDKVDVKVDEDTSAIDLNNLVFMGTDILSGQGEVIILRTGQDTFFGDIAKSASTARALTSFDRDLNRISKLLLKMVTVLFPVVFLINGLSKGDWTQAFFFAIAVAVGLTPEMLPMIVTSNLAKGSQTLAKKKVIVKELNAIQNLGSMTVLCTDKTGTITEDRVVLVEHVSPLGDSNQKVLDMAYLNSNYQTGWKNLMDHAIINYYETNPDKMITDKIEKIDEIPFDFSRRRLTVALKRDGHQLMITKGAVEEMAAICSSVEIDDEIVPLTDELIEQMSDVNRRMNEQGMRVITVAYKRDVHNTPTYAVSDESDMILVGFVGFLDPAKQSAVTAISSLHQHGVNVKVLTGDNEIVSRKVCRDVGIEVDKSYIGTDIDTMDDDELKQAVNEVQLFAKLNPMQKARIINTLKDQGETVGFMGDGINDAPALRAADVGISVDTAADITKEASSIILLEKSLVVLEDGVLEGRKVFKNMMKYIMITISSNFGNVFSVLVASAFLPFLPMLSIQLLIQNLVYDISQLAMPWDNVDEEQIMKPVRFDIKNLLHFTLFIGPISSIFDIITFAVMWFVIGANTVAQQSVFQSGWFLVGLFTQTLVVHVIRTEKIPFIQSIASPPMLIMSSLAIGSGLFIILFEPLRQAFDFGALPSEYWIWLIGISFSYLVLQQLIKKIYIKKYHEWI from the coding sequence ATGGCAAAAGAAGAAGCAGTTAATAAAAAAAATGATGAACTAAAAAAACTGTCTAATCTAAGTGTTCGAGAGTTGATGATGGAGTTTCGAACCTCACCTGATGGACTTAGTTCAGAAGATGCTGAAAAACGGCTAGATGAATTTGGTGAGAACAAAGTGAATGTGCAAAAACCTAAACCTTGGTATAGAGTGTTATTTGAATCATTCATGGATCCATTTATTTATGTTTTAGCAGCATTATTAATCGTTTCAGCTTTAACAAAAGATTTTGAAGCGGTTCTTGTGATGACTACGATGATTTTAATCAGTGCTTTTATTCGTTTTACGCAAGACTTTAAAGCACAAAAAGAGTCACTGTCATTACAAAATTTGGTGAAACATACTAGTGCGGTTAAAAGAGATGGCGAGATAAAAGAACGTCCAATGGAAGATGTGGTACCTGGAGATATTGTGTATTTATCAGCTGGAGATATGATACCAGCAGATGGGGTTCTTATTTGGACGAAAGACTTGTTCGTTAATCAGTCTTCTTTAACAGGGGAGTCAATGCCAGTTGAAAAATTTGAGTCAGATAAAGTCGATGTAAAAGTTGATGAAGATACTTCAGCGATTGATTTAAATAATTTAGTATTTATGGGGACAGATATCTTGAGTGGTCAAGGTGAAGTCATTATTTTAAGAACAGGTCAAGATACATTCTTTGGGGATATTGCGAAATCTGCTAGTACAGCCCGTGCGTTAACAAGTTTTGACCGTGATTTAAATCGTATCAGTAAATTATTACTAAAGATGGTCACAGTATTGTTCCCGGTCGTATTTTTGATAAATGGTTTATCAAAAGGGGATTGGACACAAGCGTTCTTCTTTGCGATAGCAGTTGCAGTTGGGTTAACACCAGAAATGTTGCCAATGATTGTGACTAGTAACTTAGCTAAAGGGTCACAAACACTAGCTAAGAAAAAAGTAATTGTAAAAGAATTAAATGCTATTCAAAACTTAGGGTCTATGACCGTTCTTTGTACTGATAAGACAGGAACTATTACAGAAGATAGAGTGGTATTAGTAGAACATGTTAGTCCTTTAGGTGATTCAAATCAAAAAGTATTAGATATGGCCTATCTCAATTCAAACTATCAAACAGGTTGGAAAAACTTAATGGATCACGCCATTATTAATTATTATGAAACCAATCCAGATAAAATGATAACAGATAAAATTGAAAAAATAGATGAGATTCCATTTGATTTTTCTAGACGTCGTTTGACAGTTGCGCTAAAAAGAGACGGCCATCAACTGATGATAACAAAAGGAGCCGTTGAAGAGATGGCGGCAATTTGTTCATCTGTTGAAATTGATGATGAAATTGTTCCGCTCACTGATGAGTTGATTGAACAAATGTCAGATGTAAACAGACGAATGAATGAACAAGGGATGCGTGTGATTACTGTTGCTTATAAACGAGATGTCCATAACACGCCAACTTATGCTGTTAGTGATGAGTCAGATATGATACTGGTTGGGTTTGTTGGATTCTTAGACCCAGCAAAACAATCAGCAGTTACAGCGATTTCTTCATTGCATCAACATGGAGTCAATGTAAAAGTCTTAACCGGAGACAATGAAATTGTGTCTCGAAAAGTGTGTCGTGATGTTGGCATTGAAGTTGATAAATCATATATTGGAACAGACATAGACACTATGGATGATGACGAATTAAAACAAGCAGTGAATGAAGTGCAACTATTTGCGAAGTTAAACCCCATGCAAAAAGCACGAATTATTAATACGTTAAAAGATCAAGGTGAAACAGTCGGGTTTATGGGAGATGGGATTAATGATGCTCCAGCGTTAAGAGCGGCAGATGTTGGGATTTCAGTTGATACTGCGGCTGATATTACAAAAGAAGCAAGTTCCATCATTCTTCTTGAAAAAAGTTTAGTTGTATTGGAAGATGGTGTGTTAGAAGGACGTAAAGTATTTAAAAATATGATGAAATACATCATGATTACGATTAGTTCAAACTTTGGGAATGTCTTTTCTGTTTTAGTTGCGAGTGCTTTTTTACCATTCTTACCAATGTTATCAATTCAATTATTAATACAGAATTTAGTTTATGATATTTCACAACTTGCTATGCCGTGGGATAATGTCGATGAAGAGCAAATTATGAAACCAGTAAGATTTGATATAAAAAATCTGTTGCATTTCACTCTTTTTATTGGCCCAATCAGTAGTATTTTTGATATTATCACGTTTGCTGTAATGTGGTTTGTGATTGGAGCTAATACAGTTGCACAGCAAAGTGTTTTCCAATCTGGTTGGTTCTTAGTTGGATTATTTACGCAAACACTGGTTGTGCATGTCATTCGTACGGAAAAAATTCCATTCATTCAAAGTATAGCCAGTCCGCCTATGTTAATTATGAGTAGTTTAGCAATTGGTTCAGGATTATTTATTATTTTATTTGAACCACTCAGACAAGCATTTGATTTTGGAGCACTACCTAGTGAATACTGGATATGGTTAATAGGAATTAGTTTTTCATATCTTGTTTTACAACAATTAATCAAAAAAATATACATTAAAAAATATCATGAATGGATATAA
- a CDS encoding MIP/aquaporin family protein, whose product MVKKGLAEVIGTFFLVFIGTGTAVLSGNVVGTLGIGLGFGLAIMVAANTIGQISGAHLNPAVTLAFLVNKRMDVKEFVVYVVGQMIGAILGTGLLRLILGMTDLGVENLAQTTYQDISTAGAFIIEMTLTAILVFVIMSVTSKKGETSYNGLAIGLTLTMLHFIGVPLTGMSVNPVRSMSPALFVGGDAMSQLWLYILAPLVGGLIAAVIAKTLLQTEE is encoded by the coding sequence TTGGTAAAAAAAGGTTTAGCAGAAGTAATAGGGACATTCTTTTTAGTCTTTATTGGTACAGGTACAGCAGTCTTAAGTGGTAATGTCGTTGGAACATTAGGTATTGGATTAGGTTTTGGTTTAGCTATTATGGTTGCGGCTAATACAATCGGTCAAATTTCTGGGGCACATTTAAACCCAGCTGTGACATTAGCATTTTTAGTGAACAAACGTATGGATGTCAAAGAATTTGTTGTTTATGTTGTTGGACAAATGATTGGCGCAATACTCGGTACTGGTCTATTAAGATTAATTTTAGGAATGACTGATTTAGGTGTAGAGAACTTAGCTCAAACAACTTATCAAGATATTTCAACAGCTGGTGCATTCATCATTGAAATGACACTAACAGCCATTTTGGTATTTGTGATTATGTCTGTAACAAGTAAAAAAGGTGAAACATCATATAATGGTTTAGCAATTGGTTTAACTTTAACAATGCTACATTTTATCGGTGTACCATTAACAGGTATGTCAGTTAACCCAGTTAGAAGTATGTCACCAGCCTTATTTGTAGGTGGCGATGCTATGAGTCAATTATGGTTATACATCTTAGCACCATTAGTTGGTGGATTGATTGCGGCAGTAATTGCAAAAACATTATTACAAACAGAAGAATAA
- a CDS encoding YtnP family quorum-quenching lactonase: MDTLTFHDMTLTWLEGGMTCLDGGAMFGVVPKPVWIRKYPVNEKNQIELPTDPILIQYQGKNYLIDAGVGNGKFTDKQKKIFGVAWESEVESSLKELGLTFEDIDFLLMTHMHFDHATGLTKPTDDGGYVSVFPNAKIYVQAIEWEEMQHPNIRSKSTYWAYNWEPIVDQVAIYDDEIEVAPGITMIHTGGHSNGHSVIKLEQNGETMIHMADIMPTHAHQNSLWVLAYDDYPMTSIANKEKWLKEAYENNYKFIFYHDAFYRMIQWDQEGKEKVDTLERSRERIIR; the protein is encoded by the coding sequence ATGGATACATTAACGTTTCATGATATGACATTAACCTGGTTAGAAGGTGGAATGACTTGTTTGGATGGTGGAGCGATGTTTGGCGTTGTACCAAAACCAGTCTGGATAAGAAAATATCCAGTGAACGAAAAAAATCAGATTGAGTTACCGACAGACCCTATATTAATTCAATATCAAGGTAAAAATTACTTGATTGACGCTGGTGTAGGAAATGGAAAATTTACGGATAAACAAAAGAAGATTTTCGGTGTTGCTTGGGAGTCTGAAGTTGAGTCATCTTTAAAAGAATTAGGATTGACTTTTGAAGACATTGACTTTCTGTTAATGACTCACATGCACTTTGACCATGCAACTGGATTAACTAAACCAACTGACGATGGTGGTTATGTATCTGTCTTTCCAAATGCAAAAATATATGTTCAAGCCATTGAGTGGGAAGAAATGCAACATCCTAATATACGCTCGAAGAGTACTTATTGGGCCTATAATTGGGAACCAATCGTAGATCAAGTAGCGATTTATGACGACGAAATTGAAGTGGCTCCAGGAATTACAATGATACATACAGGTGGACATAGTAATGGACACTCTGTCATTAAACTTGAACAAAATGGTGAGACGATGATTCATATGGCAGATATCATGCCAACTCACGCTCATCAAAATTCTTTATGGGTACTCGCTTATGATGATTACCCAATGACATCCATAGCAAATAAAGAAAAATGGTTAAAAGAAGCATATGAAAACAATTATAAATTTATTTTCTATCATGATGCCTTTTATCGTATGATTCAGTGGGACCAAGAGGGTAAAGAAAAGGTAGACACTCTAGAGCGTTCTAGAGAAAGAATTATAAGGTAA
- a CDS encoding acetyl-CoA hydrolase/transferase family protein, producing the protein MNYDNLYNEKIKSAKDAVSVVEPGDAIVFPIMPGEPPALLDAIREMDTLEGNSLYRMLPSFPTVDVEKSKLRQISIFLSGMDRKGMNAGNIDLLPNHFSDIPSILKKREGDKLIIMATVSPMDEDGNFSLGTSPSYVASLVEGAKRIVLEVNENMPRTFGEKNTIHISQVDALIENNVELPELVSPTPNEKDLAVGREIAKKVKDGDTLQIGFGAMPNAVMEYLTEKKHLGLHTEMLPEKLVDLTEKGVIDNSKKEIHNGKSVATFAIGSKRLYEFMNNNPDILMLPCDYTNSFDTISQMKHLFAINSAIEVDFLGQCNSERVKGLYYSSTGGQSDFMKGVRLTESGTGIICLYSTAKNDEISTIVPTLFEGAPVATSKNDIDTVVTEYGSAELKGSTIFERTERLINIAHPKFRDELKAKAKEMNYM; encoded by the coding sequence ATGAATTACGATAACTTATATAATGAAAAAATAAAGTCAGCAAAAGATGCAGTCAGCGTCGTTGAACCAGGAGACGCTATTGTTTTCCCTATAATGCCGGGTGAACCACCCGCATTATTAGATGCTATTCGTGAAATGGATACATTAGAGGGTAACTCTTTATATCGTATGCTACCTAGTTTTCCAACCGTTGATGTAGAAAAATCAAAATTACGCCAAATTTCAATCTTTTTATCAGGCATGGATAGAAAAGGAATGAATGCAGGGAACATTGATTTGCTACCAAATCATTTTTCTGACATCCCTTCTATTTTGAAAAAACGTGAAGGTGACAAATTAATCATTATGGCAACAGTATCGCCAATGGATGAAGATGGAAACTTTTCATTAGGTACTAGTCCATCTTACGTTGCCTCATTAGTCGAAGGTGCTAAACGAATTGTTTTAGAAGTGAACGAAAATATGCCAAGAACATTTGGTGAAAAAAATACAATTCACATCAGCCAAGTCGATGCTTTAATTGAAAATAATGTTGAGTTACCAGAACTTGTTAGTCCAACACCAAATGAAAAAGATTTAGCTGTTGGTCGTGAAATTGCGAAAAAAGTAAAAGATGGTGACACATTGCAAATTGGTTTTGGTGCAATGCCTAATGCTGTAATGGAATATTTGACAGAGAAAAAACATTTAGGATTGCATACAGAAATGCTTCCTGAAAAATTAGTTGACTTAACTGAAAAAGGCGTTATTGATAATAGTAAAAAAGAAATTCATAATGGTAAGTCAGTTGCGACTTTTGCCATCGGAAGCAAGCGACTTTATGAATTCATGAATAATAACCCAGACATTTTAATGTTACCGTGTGACTACACAAATAGTTTTGACACAATTAGTCAGATGAAACACTTATTTGCGATTAATTCTGCTATTGAAGTTGATTTCCTTGGTCAATGTAATTCAGAAAGAGTGAAAGGGCTTTACTATTCGTCGACAGGCGGCCAATCTGATTTTATGAAAGGGGTACGTTTAACAGAGAGTGGTACTGGAATTATTTGTTTATACTCGACAGCTAAAAATGATGAGATTTCGACAATCGTACCAACTTTATTCGAAGGTGCTCCTGTTGCAACATCAAAAAATGATATTGATACTGTAGTGACTGAGTATGGGAGTGCAGAATTAAAGGGTAGTACAATTTTTGAACGAACGGAAAGATTAATCAATATTGCTCATCCTAAATTTAGAGATGAATTAAAAGCAAAAGCTAAAGAAATGAACTATATGTAA
- a CDS encoding enoyl-CoA hydratase-related protein, with protein MKSYKYLSLSVENGVGTLKIERPKMLNALSTGVLEEISKAIDEVSSRQDIDVLLVTGTGDRAFVAGADIAEMKDKTVFEGRAFSEIGNDVFMKLGTLRQPTIACVNGFALGGGCELALACDMRIASDNAKFGQPEVGLGIIPGFGGTQRLSRLVGTGIAKELIFTGKIVSAEDALIMGLVNKVVSFDSLQNEAIELANQVKKNAPLAVELSKEVIDAGIEMSLSNGLRLEAEVFGSLFSTKDQTEGMDAFINKRKPKFEKN; from the coding sequence ATGAAATCATATAAATATCTAAGTTTATCTGTCGAAAACGGTGTTGGAACGTTAAAAATTGAACGCCCTAAAATGTTAAACGCATTAAGTACAGGTGTTTTAGAAGAAATTAGTAAAGCAATTGATGAAGTCAGCTCTCGTCAAGATATTGATGTCTTACTTGTTACAGGAACAGGTGATAGAGCATTTGTTGCAGGAGCAGATATTGCTGAGATGAAAGACAAAACAGTTTTTGAAGGACGTGCGTTTTCAGAAATTGGAAATGATGTATTTATGAAATTAGGTACATTAAGACAACCGACAATTGCTTGTGTCAATGGTTTTGCACTTGGTGGTGGATGTGAATTAGCTTTAGCATGTGATATGAGAATTGCTTCAGATAATGCAAAATTCGGTCAACCAGAAGTTGGTTTAGGAATTATTCCAGGATTTGGTGGAACACAACGTTTATCTCGTTTAGTTGGTACAGGTATAGCAAAAGAATTAATCTTTACTGGAAAAATTGTTTCAGCTGAAGATGCACTAATTATGGGATTAGTTAATAAAGTGGTTAGTTTTGATAGTTTGCAAAACGAAGCAATAGAATTAGCAAACCAAGTTAAAAAGAATGCACCACTTGCAGTAGAATTAAGCAAAGAAGTCATTGATGCAGGAATTGAAATGAGCTTATCAAATGGATTAAGACTTGAAGCAGAAGTATTTGGCTCGCTGTTTTCAACGAAAGATCAAACAGAAGGCATGGACGCTTTCATTAACAAACGTAAACCTAAATTTGAAAAAAACTGA
- a CDS encoding 3-hydroxybutyryl-CoA dehydrogenase yields the protein MDIKNVMVVGAGQMGNGIVQVLATVGYNVYMNDINDTATQNGLDKIKRFLEKSVKRGSKTEDEVKEILDRITLSTSYEDAKNVDLVIEAATENKKIKLDIFRQLDAIVPEHIILATNTSSLSITEIASVTSRPEKIVGMHFFNPVPLMKLVEINHGLATSDETANSILDVASKMRKVSIDIKDSPGFAVNRILIPMINEAIFVLGEGIATAAEIDESMTLGANHPMGPLALADYIGLDTCLAIMNVLYDGFNDSKYRPAPLLKKYVEAGWLGNKTRKGFYDYKK from the coding sequence ATGGATATTAAAAATGTAATGGTTGTTGGAGCAGGACAAATGGGTAATGGGATTGTTCAAGTATTAGCAACAGTTGGATACAACGTTTATATGAACGACATTAACGATACTGCAACACAAAACGGATTGGATAAAATTAAAAGGTTTCTAGAAAAGTCAGTTAAACGCGGATCTAAAACAGAAGACGAAGTAAAAGAAATTTTAGATAGAATTACCCTATCAACATCTTATGAAGATGCAAAAAATGTTGATTTAGTAATTGAAGCAGCTACTGAAAATAAAAAAATCAAATTAGATATTTTTAGACAGTTAGACGCGATTGTACCAGAACATATAATTTTAGCCACAAACACATCTTCTTTATCAATTACTGAAATCGCTTCAGTAACAAGTAGACCAGAAAAAATAGTCGGAATGCATTTCTTTAATCCAGTACCACTGATGAAATTAGTTGAGATTAACCATGGTCTGGCAACAAGTGATGAAACAGCAAACTCTATTTTAGATGTAGCGAGCAAAATGAGAAAAGTATCAATCGATATTAAAGATTCACCAGGATTTGCGGTAAACCGTATTTTAATTCCTATGATCAATGAAGCCATTTTTGTACTAGGTGAAGGCATTGCAACAGCAGCAGAAATTGATGAATCAATGACATTAGGTGCAAATCACCCAATGGGGCCTTTAGCTCTAGCTGACTACATTGGTTTAGATACATGTTTAGCTATCATGAACGTATTATATGATGGATTTAATGATTCTAAATATCGTCCAGCTCCATTACTTAAAAAATATGTTGAAGCAGGATGGTTAGGTAACAAAACTAGAAAAGGCTTTTACGACTATAAAAAATAA
- a CDS encoding acyl-CoA dehydrogenase family protein: protein MDKRHELVLQVTDYSHQELAKAARYYDTVDKFPEEQMIHLFSLAILPSLYKNLNDLTYHDYLSVIRLVSKNFPALGSILLTQESHCVWPISTFGTTQQKERYLEKALHGEIYGCFALNEPITGSEIEEMKTVAHQTETGWVLSGNKDYISNSPIASVLLIAAKTIALDGTQGYAIFVIDKKTNGLKVGELEEKMGIKALPVASVQLDKVQLTDDNLLGGVVNGLPQIDSILNRNRLAVAAQSLGIAGGALDRGLKYVSYNRNLGKRLIDMASIQYKLADIETGIYSARSLLMQVINSRQEQDERMVAMTKLTASNLAIETTESIINMSGGYGYMRNNDIERFVRDAKITAIYGSSSDRLRSIIAKPWVNKKCKVKEE from the coding sequence ATGGATAAAAGACATGAGTTGGTATTACAAGTGACTGATTACTCTCATCAAGAGCTTGCTAAAGCAGCAAGATATTACGACACCGTGGACAAATTTCCAGAAGAACAAATGATTCATTTGTTTAGTCTGGCGATTCTCCCTAGTTTGTATAAAAATCTAAATGACTTAACGTACCATGATTACTTAAGTGTCATTCGCCTAGTCTCAAAGAATTTCCCCGCACTTGGAAGTATTTTGTTAACTCAAGAAAGCCATTGTGTTTGGCCTATTTCAACATTTGGAACAACACAACAAAAAGAACGCTATTTAGAAAAAGCATTACATGGAGAAATCTATGGATGCTTTGCTCTAAATGAGCCAATTACAGGTAGTGAGATTGAAGAAATGAAAACAGTTGCACACCAAACTGAAACAGGATGGGTGTTATCTGGTAATAAAGATTATATCTCCAACTCACCAATAGCGAGTGTTTTATTAATTGCTGCAAAAACAATTGCATTGGATGGAACACAAGGATATGCCATCTTTGTTATAGACAAAAAAACAAATGGCTTAAAAGTTGGCGAACTTGAAGAGAAAATGGGTATTAAGGCTCTTCCAGTAGCAAGCGTTCAACTTGATAAGGTTCAATTGACTGATGATAATCTACTTGGTGGGGTGGTAAATGGCTTACCACAAATCGACTCAATTTTAAATAGAAACCGCTTAGCAGTTGCAGCTCAATCGCTAGGTATTGCTGGTGGGGCATTAGATAGAGGGTTGAAATATGTTTCTTATAATAGAAATTTAGGAAAACGCTTAATCGATATGGCTTCGATTCAATATAAACTAGCTGATATTGAAACAGGGATTTATTCTGCCAGATCATTATTGATGCAAGTCATCAATTCAAGGCAAGAACAAGACGAGAGAATGGTTGCGATGACGAAACTGACAGCGTCAAATCTCGCTATAGAAACAACTGAGAGCATTATTAATATGAGTGGTGGTTATGGGTATATGCGAAATAACGACATTGAACGTTTCGTGCGTGATGCTAAAATCACAGCCATCTACGGTTCATCTTCAGATAGATTAAGAAGTATCATAGCAAAACCATGGGTAAATAAAAAATGTAAAGTAAAGGAAGAATAA